One part of the Nitrospirota bacterium genome encodes these proteins:
- the rimI gene encoding ribosomal protein S18-alanine N-acetyltransferase has product MNESASSLISGSLVIEPASPEMLPDLLRIEEACFSAPWSRKMFEAELTGNPFARFLVARLVNRDAMAKTIVGYLCFWIVFDEVRLMNLAVIEAERRRGIATALVSRALGIGMAAGAVRAVLEVRASNRAARALYERMGFRPFSTRARYYTDPVEDAVLMHMEPLVVEAAP; this is encoded by the coding sequence ATGAATGAGAGCGCTTCCAGCCTGATCAGCGGGTCTCTCGTGATCGAGCCGGCTTCTCCGGAGATGTTGCCGGATCTGTTGCGGATCGAAGAGGCTTGCTTCTCCGCACCCTGGAGTCGCAAAATGTTCGAAGCGGAGTTGACCGGCAATCCGTTCGCCCGGTTTCTGGTCGCCAGATTGGTGAACCGCGACGCGATGGCCAAAACCATCGTCGGCTATCTGTGCTTCTGGATCGTGTTCGACGAAGTGCGGTTGATGAACTTGGCGGTGATCGAAGCGGAGCGACGCCGAGGAATCGCGACCGCCTTGGTGTCGCGGGCTCTGGGGATCGGGATGGCGGCGGGTGCGGTGCGCGCTGTGCTGGAGGTCAGGGCGTCGAACCGCGCCGCGCGCGCGTTGTACGAGCGGATGGGGTTCCGCCCGTTTTCGACCAGGGCTCGGTACTATACCGATCCCGTGGAGGACGCGGTGCTGATGCACATGGAGCCGCTGGTCGTCGAAGCGGCGCCGTAA
- the tatC gene encoding twin-arginine translocase subunit TatC, with protein MLPPLAAHLRTVKRRLAIIAATLAVAFVLTFAYSAEIIEWLNRPFPNALVFYGPAEALFASVKVSFLAGFVLSLPVIFYHFWKFIEPALLPEEQRLAIPLFLLAGCLFGLGLVFCNLVILPLVIEFFVGFGMDRDITPELAVGMYIDFNVKFLLVFGCAFELPLVLTLLARVGAVSAATLASYRKHAVMVALILSAVVTPDATLFTMLLMAVPLIVLYEVGIVGARLFGRIPAAEGPAPAEAAVPMGTAGHRVQ; from the coding sequence GTGCTTCCACCGTTAGCGGCCCACCTACGGACGGTCAAACGACGGCTTGCGATCATCGCCGCCACCCTGGCGGTGGCGTTCGTCTTGACGTTCGCCTATTCGGCCGAAATTATCGAATGGCTGAATCGACCGTTCCCCAACGCCTTGGTCTTCTACGGGCCGGCTGAAGCCCTGTTCGCTTCGGTCAAGGTGTCATTCCTGGCGGGTTTCGTTCTGAGCTTGCCGGTCATCTTCTATCACTTTTGGAAATTCATCGAGCCGGCTTTGCTGCCGGAGGAACAGCGCCTGGCGATTCCGCTGTTTCTCCTGGCCGGCTGCCTGTTCGGATTGGGGTTGGTCTTCTGCAACCTCGTGATTCTGCCGCTGGTCATCGAGTTCTTCGTCGGCTTCGGAATGGACCGGGACATCACGCCGGAGCTGGCCGTCGGCATGTATATCGATTTCAACGTCAAGTTCCTGCTCGTCTTCGGCTGCGCGTTCGAGCTGCCGCTCGTGCTGACCTTGTTGGCCCGCGTCGGCGCGGTATCGGCCGCCACGCTGGCGTCCTATCGGAAGCACGCCGTGATGGTCGCGCTGATCTTGTCGGCCGTCGTCACTCCGGACGCGACCCTGTTTACCATGTTGTTGATGGCCGTGCCGCTGATAGTGTTGTATGAGGTGGGGATCGTCGGCGCCAGGTTGTTCGGCCGGATTCCGGCGGCGGAAGGGCCTGCGCCGGCGGAGGCCGCGGTGCCGATGGGCACGGCGGGACATCGGGTGCAATGA
- a CDS encoding YdcH family protein, translated as MLTDGSIAERLRQSSSEFRELEESHHRLDAELAELQKRHVLTPSEELLKKQIQKEKLAKKDKMAELIRLYREKELHSATH; from the coding sequence ATGCTGACGGACGGTTCGATTGCTGAGCGGTTGCGCCAATCCAGCAGCGAATTCCGGGAGCTTGAAGAATCTCACCACCGACTCGATGCTGAATTGGCCGAACTCCAGAAACGGCACGTGCTGACCCCGTCAGAAGAGCTTCTGAAGAAGCAGATTCAGAAGGAGAAGCTGGCGAAAAAGGACAAGATGGCGGAGCTCATCCGCCTCTATCGCGAAAAGGAACTGCACTCCGCGACACACTGA